A segment of the Corythoichthys intestinalis isolate RoL2023-P3 chromosome 16, ASM3026506v1, whole genome shotgun sequence genome:
TGTACATCTGGAATATTTGGTTGCTTTGTATCccttaaaatttgaaaatagaaatatataaatacatataaaacaccaatcttttttttttttttttttaaccagagtTCAATTGTCTGGTAATTTTGTGATTGGACCAAAGAAATCCCTAATTTATAATCATTTTAAATCTAAATTTTTTCTGTATCTGTTATTAAATGTGGAACGAAAATATTTTCTGTTACAGGGGACAGAAATTAGCAGATTTATCAGTTAACACAACAGATAATCGGTCAGTAAAGAGCACGTGAAAAAAAATTGCGGCCTCAGCAATTTAAAATTGTCCGAATTTGTGAGTTCAATGTGAAATTGATTAATCTCCCTGCCCTACTGGCAAAAGTCAATAAAGCAAAATAGAAAGAATGTCAGAAGGGGGAAATGTGGACTATTTCTGTCGACTTGATCTGATTAGCATGTGCAAAAGGTCATGTGAGAGGATGCATGTGAGCCTGCGTCTGCCACCAGTTAAATTTATGTCTCAAAGATGATCAATCCAGTCATGCTTACATACTTACAATATTTAAATGCAGAACATATACAGGGTTGACAGactacataaaaatatgtagcagCACTAATAAAATAGTGGGTTAATCAGTACTattccaaatatttttttaaacatacagtatattaaaaatacatttacacaGGCTTAATTTGGTATGAAGCAATTGAATTGTATTTACAGTACAGTCACAATTCCAAAATGTATAACTATCTCAAAAACCTACTCAATAACACTTTTGATATTACATagatcaagaaaaaacaaataaatgttacCTCTTTCGATGTTTCTGCATTAGGTGTcattattttttacaaaaaaactaccttaaatttccccaaaattaacaggaagtgatctagaAATGCCCCAACATCATCAGAAAGTGCCccaatgatccaaaatatacaGAAGGTGACCccgaaaagccccaaaacatacCGTAAATGGTAGGTACCTTAAAatcaacaaggaagtgactccaaattAACTGAATTTACAACGATAGACATACAATTCCTttaaaccagtggttcttaacctgggtttgatcgaaccccaggggttcggtgagtaagtcaaaGGGGTTCAGCGAAAGTAAAGAAAtccagagccctattttcgtacccagattaaatctaggcaaatggctttttagaccaggctTTGGACTGGTTTTctctcaatttacaggcttaatccatttttttttaactattagtCCTCGATATtgtgggaggaggaactggtttgctcagtggaaagttgactcacacttggtatgagggaatataACAGAacaatgggcagcgtggtctcaaattttgacctgtttataaaacatgttgtcaaaatgagaattttgaatgggaatttgctaaattattagcttgctagcttagatatattggttttgaatttgacaaAAATAACTTTATTAtccaattccgaagggttcggtgaatccacatgtgaaacttgtggggttcggtccctttagcaaggttaagaaccactgctttaaACTGAGAGGACTGTCTGCGTGTATGTGTaccgtttaatgccattgacagcactagacgtcccatttttttgactgggaggggcaaatgaacaatAATCAAAATTGGACGtccagtgctgtcaatggcagtcagtgagttgatgacaaatatgtaaaaatatcCATTTCTATCAGGCAGGGCAAAATTAAATTTACCCTTTGACAACAAATTTTTGATGACCTGTTGtagtacaaaaataaaacaccGAGTCTGTACACTCAATACTTTAGACAACCCTAATTTACAGCAGGTTAAATTTATTTCATATGAAATAGATGCCCTCTCTAGTATGATTATtaaattgaaaattaattaatgcattGATTTTGTATTATGGATAAGGCGCATGGGCAGGTGTTAGTAGTTGTCAGGGAAAGCATATGGTGTGTAGctctttaaaattatttttagaacaggatACTTGATCTGCATCGTGAAGGTCGATACATTAGTACACATATAGTTCATGCATATATCCAACTATAGCAATGATGTCCCAGTACAGAACAACGATAAAATATCAAACCTTCTCAGCCTTAGCAAGGAAGATCCACAGCTTTCTCCAGGTTGTGAATTTCTTCCTATCGCTGAAGTTGTAAGCCATTTCCTTGCTCGCATATCTTGACACCAGTGGAGAACGATATTTCATGAATTCGTCAGCTCCGGCCATGATTCTCAACTTAAGTTATGCTGGCTAAAGAAGTTAGACTTCCTTTCACACGGACACACGATGGGAGTAGCTGATTTAGCCGCTTTCACTAGTTGCATGAAGTTTTACGACACTATCAGCCGCACTACGGCGTGTGCTTTGTGACAATTGTAGCGAAATACGGCAAAAGCTGTCGGGGTTAATAAGGAGTTGATGAACATAAATCATGCGCATTGtatcaataaaataaacaaaatagcaATGTGCTTgctaaaatatgtatatatatttagattattatttatatttttcatgATAAAAAGATACTCCGCAAAGGTAGTATCAAGGcaagtaatttttctttttttttctgtgtggcTTTTTTGTTTCCTgaaaaagtgttgttttttccccccccaaaaattatgtTATGTATGGAGTATGCCATTAGGCTAACAAAAGGATGAAGGATGGATGTAAACAAATCCCACGGTACGTTATCTGACGTCAAACCCCACATTTTAACACGCAAGTATATTATTTGAGCCTTTTTATATGGGTTTTTATATAGTAGTGCACGCTAAGGGACATTGCGTTCAACAGGGCTGACatagtttatgtgtgtgtgtgcgtgtgttataTAACGTGGCTGTGCATGCATTTTACATGTTCGTCAGAATTTATTCATGTGGTGTACGTCATCTATCTGCAGGCTTCATATAAACAGTTGTGTTTGATGCAGCAGCTGTAAAAATAAGGTTTCCTCGCTTCTCTCAACTCACACCCCCTTCCTCTCTCCCTCTGTCTATCCATCTTTCGATCTGTCCTGACTGCAGTCTGCATCCGCTGCCCACagatgctgctgctgctgctgctgagcAACAGCGTTCTCTTCTGCGTTACATGAGATGAGACATCCTATCATTTCTGCTACAAGGATGAAATAACATGGTTGCAAAGGGGTTTCTCACTCTAGTCAGATAGACAATTGAGAGAAAAGGAGAGTTGACACAACAGAGAAGTCGTTTAAGACACAGATGCAATGTCTGCAATGGCAGAAAAGATTGGGGCAAAGGGTTAAAAGATTACCCAAAAAAAGTGGGGGGAGAGTTTGAATGGCAGCAGGCGTAGAGAGAGGAGGAAGACCACAGAGGGCTACGCTGCGGTAGAATGAGGGTCAGAGAGGAAGCGCGCTTGAGTTGCCAGCCTTCTGCACCCTGCTCAGGAGTCATCGCCGCACTCTCCTCTCTCTGAAGACGCTACAAGAGGAATCCACGGTGGAGGCAAGAAGGAGACGTCGGCGGGGGGTTGAAGAGGAGGAAGCCAGAGGTTCTACACACAAAATGGCTGCTGTGTCCTCTGCCTCTGACACTGGTAGGTGTGTTTTCATCCTTCATCTCACACCTCAGACCCTCTTATTCAGTCAGCGAATTTAGGTTTGAAATTCTCAACACAACAGTCTGTCATCTGCAATTCTGAGAAACTGTTGCTTTAGTCCTCATGTTTCCAGCAACACACAAGGAGAGTGTCAGAGCCGGATGGCTCAACAAACCTCGCTCTCCTCCCCATAACACCCCTCCGTTTTATCACCCCTGCAGAGGTACTCGCCTAggaaatgtgctttttttttcagtgtcgaTGTGTATCTTTCTCTGGCAACTTTTTATTAGAAAATTCACATTTGTTCTTATGACGTACTCACTGGAAGATTTCCAAGGTTCCTCCTCTCTGACCCATATTCCTTTGGAAGAGAACAAAAAGCCAGGGTGCTGGGAAGAGCGATAGAGAGGGAAGAATGAGAACTAAATTAGACTTAAGTAGTTTAGTAGTAGTTTAGAATCAGAAGACACTAAATATAGTACTGACAGAAAAATATTTGGCTTTCTGTTAAATGCCATCATAACCAGCTTCAAAATAAAGTAGTGTAGTATTCCAAGATTTCCTCCTAAAAAGTAGATTTTTCATCATTAAATAGATGTGAGCCACATCACTTAACTCATTGAGAactatagacatccaatttatttaaactgggaggactggagtgcaattgactgccattgagttAACAAGTTGTCACAATATTAAAATGTTAAACTAATACGAAACAATatcaatactaaaaaaaaatactcgatgCCATTTTCTATATTACataatgaataaattaataGGTATAAAGACATTTGTGTTTCTTCATTGGTGGTCGCTATTTttgacggaaaaaaaaaagtgacccaaaatttacaggaagcgACGTaggaatgacccaaaatcatcaggaagtgactcaaaatccacaataagtgaccaggaaatgccccaaaatcaacaggaagtgaccaatgaacaggaagtaaccccgaaatgtcctagaatcaacagaaaatgatccaaaatgtaccgaACATACCAGAAGTGACCTATAAGCTCCTTAAAATTACAGTAGGTGACCTAAAATTAATTTgttacctgccattgacaacaatatgaTATGTAATTCAATTAAACTTGAAGGACTATATGTGAATGTTcatcttttagtgccattgaaggCACTAGACGTCTAAGTACCGGTATACACGGAGATTAAgggggcccccctggtggcctaaaatttcattgcatataattgaaTTTCCAATATatgtgaatttaaaattaaaacaacaaaaatgaatgaaatgaacagttttatttatttttatttttttttataatggttcaaaaatatttttcaaacagatcgtgtgactagcaccttagagtcatttgttttgcttagtCCCCCAAAAagacacctgaggacagaagaggctAAATGGATatgcgtaattttttcaaacctaagctttcaaagcgACAATTACTGAGCAAgagccaaggattgaagatgtggaccatgaaacgccagaaagcttcaccaaaatggtgagcggagtttcagtttgctccactaaatatttttataaatgttcCTGGCTGGTATATTCAGTCAAAACAGATGCGGCGTCTACATTTCCACTAGAAAAGACAGAAAACTGCatgcgcacacacacgcacacacacacaggtagGATGCCTGTATGTACAGTACGAGCATTGGCTAAGCTATTATCCAAGCATATATCttgcaagttaattttattgctgacactacgttttggggtcatcaacatttttgccccctgccaaaaaagtcaaactccgcctatgcgtcTAATTCCGTTTGACCAATCATTCGCGCCTCTCAGTAGAAATGGCATCAATGGCTGCCAGTGAGTTTACATACAAAATGCAAAGATAACCTCGACGAACATGACCATCAGGAGTGCAAAATCAAATCTAAACCATGACAATTAAAGTAAATTATCGCTTGGAGCTCTCCTAGTCATAATGGacaggacgtctagcgctgtcaatggcagcagatGAGTTAACATTAACACTTTGAACATTAACACTACAActaaaatgtaagaaattctactaaattatgattcaattaaatgttatcgcacaaaaaaaaatgaataataataaaatcaaaGGGTAATTGAGGATGTTCAATCTATTGCACTTAAATGTTAAACACAATTTAACTATACTAGGCAGTCTTTCATTTGTATACCACTAGGAGGAGCAGATTTTTCTATTCTTATTTCTCATCCTATCGCTTAGTTTCAGCAGGGGACGGCAGAGGTCGTCACCCTCCTGAACGCCGGCTGCTGATCCTTGGGGGCCCAAAATCTGGTAAGACCTCTTCAGCCAACACCATTCTGGGAGAAGAAATATTTGACCCCGGGACAGAGACTACTCACAGCAACGTGGGTCAGACAGAGATCTTCGGACGTCGGGTCACTGTGGTAGACACGCCCCCGTGGGTCGTCCCTAGTGACCCGGAGGATGACACCGAAACGGATGATAATGGAAATACTGGCGCAGAGTCAGAGAGCCTCCCAAGACCCCCACCAAGCCTTGACAGTGAGGGGCCCTGCATGGGGGCCATCCTCTGCCCACCTGGACCTCACGCAATTTTGCTGGCGGTGTCGGTCACGCAGCCTTTCACTGATATCGAGAGGAGAGCCGCGGAAGAGCAACTTGGGGCCCTTGGAGGCGGAACGTGGAGATACTCCATGGTGCTCTTCACTGGAGTGGACAAGTTACAGAAAGGAGTCTTCATTGAAGAGCACATTGCAAACACAGGAGAGGCCCTGCAGTGGCTGGTGGAAAGATGTGGAAGCAGGtactttgtgttgcttatttaTGTTATTGTAAACAAGGGTACTGAGCCAAGGCACATGcaatattttagattaaaaatcaatacgccatcaaaaaaaaaaaggtatttacTGTACTACTGTCGTTACGAACTTACGAtaataaaattttcaactcGATATCCATACTCATAGAAATTGATGATGATACACGTCTAAACATGTGGCTCTTACAAACAAAATTTAAATTCTTAAAGGCCAGCAGGGTgcgaaaaaacaccagaaatgcAGATAGGcaataagtggacatgacagcactgccataTGCATACATTGGCACAAAAtgaataatgaaaaaccgatgccgatattatccgatatcaatttaaaatgcttttattggccGATATAATCGGATATCCGATAATATCTGACAACTCTAATccctagtagacgttcaatcttgtggactggacgtctaccactgtcagtggcagccgatgagttaagCTTTGGCTTCAGGATAGCTCACGCGAACAAAGCTGTACTGCCAAGTAAACAATCCCTGGGGCTGGTTTTAGTTGAGTGGGGGGGTTttagttggtttttttttttttttttgtgctacaATCAGCTGAGtaagaaacaacatttttttgcagCTTGTAGAAAAAGCAGTGCTGAAAACAATGAATTCCATGTGGACTTCACTACAGAAGACAAGAAATTGTTTACTCAGATGCCTGTGTTAAATTCAGTCAAACTTGGGAGGGAAACAGTAAAATGCTATTACTAGCAAATGTGGCTTTTTGGTTGAGCTCCAACTCCAGTACTCTGCCTGCAGGTACCATGCTTTTGATAACAGCTGGAAAGACACCGAGGACAATACACAAGTACCTGAGCTGATGGAAAAAGTGGAGGAAATGATCACTGACAATCAAGGTTTGGTTGATATCACCAGCAATATTTGTCTTTTTTCTTCTGTGTCATACTATATGCCATTTTTTAATATGAATGCCGGCTGCTTATGTGCAGGCTGGTACTTTGAGGTGAACGAGTTAATTTTGCTGGAGGAAGAGCAGGCCAGGAGAGCACTGGATGAGGAGAGGATGAGGATGGAGGAGCATGCTCGGCAGAGAGAGCAGATGATCGGAGGTCCTCCCAGAGGTACGAGGAtctgtttgtgtgttttattgtgtttgaTGACCGTGAATAAGTAAGAGAAATGTGTACGTGTACTGCATATTCCAGTGCTGCCAGTGATGAGGAAAATTGTGTGCACTCAATCATCGCAAAGTGAAAAGTTGTTGGCACTGCTGCTTCACAGCAAGAAGGTCTATGGTTTTATTTCAACATGGCTAAAACCATTCGTGGGAATGAAATAAATGCAATGATTAAAtttgacaaataaaatgtaACGGATTTCATTTATCATAGTAGTAATCCATTTTTTACTATGGGCAAACAAGGGCTGGCCCGATCACTTAACACAAATAAGCACtggatttacagtggggcaaataagtatttagtcaaccactaattgtgcaagttctcccacttgcaaatattagagaggcctgtaattgtcaaaatgggtaaacctcaaccttgagagacagaatgtggaaaaaaagcccagaaaatcacattgtttgatttttaaagaatttatttgcaaatcattgtggaaaataagtatttggtcaataccaaaagttcatctcaattctttgatatgtaccctttgttggcaataacggaggccaaacattttctgaaactcttcacaagcttttcacacactgttgctagtatttggcccattcctccatgcaaatctcctctagagcagtgatttttgGGGGctgacaattagtggttgactaaatacttatttgccccactgtataacctAAATCCTAATACTTTTTCCACTAAATTGTATAATTCATtaatttattctttttatttcatagccttttattaatattgtgtttttttgtctgcCACTTGTAGTGAAAAATCCATTTGAAGATACTGTAGTGTTTTTATATCTTGCTGTGATTGGTTAGTCATACTTTACTGCcccttgtatttttttaaatcatattttgatatttattcattcatcttctgtacttcttatcctcacaagggtcgcgtgGGTGCTTGAgcttatcccagctaactaaatGCAGGAAGCAggatacaccctgaactggtttccAGCCAATGgcagggcacatatagacaaATGACCATTTCACACTCAGACCTATGGAGaaattagagtgttcaatcagcctaccatgcatgtttttgatatgtgggaggaagctggagtacaTGGAGAAAATCcacacaggcacggggagaacatgcaaactctatACCAGCAGAATagagcccaggattgaacccttaaTTTCAGAACAGTGAGGCTACGTGTTAACCACTCTGGCACTATGTTTTGACTTAAATTAACCTCCTTCATTCATCATGTGCAGGGTGACTCAattctaagctttttttttctcctttcatACCTCCATTGGCAGAGCTAAGGTTGCTGCTGTTAGGCTGGAAGGGTGTTGGAAAGAGCTCCGTGGGGAACGCCATCTTGGGCCGTCGGTTCTTTGAGTCGGGCCAGGAGACGGACCTCTGTCTTCGCAGGCAG
Coding sequences within it:
- the si:dkey-110g7.8 gene encoding GTPase IMAP family member 8; this encodes MAAVSSASDTVSAGDGRGRHPPERRLLILGGPKSGKTSSANTILGEEIFDPGTETTHSNVGQTEIFGRRVTVVDTPPWVVPSDPEDDTETDDNGNTGAESESLPRPPPSLDSEGPCMGAILCPPGPHAILLAVSVTQPFTDIERRAAEEQLGALGGGTWRYSMVLFTGVDKLQKGVFIEEHIANTGEALQWLVERCGSRYHAFDNSWKDTEDNTQVPELMEKVEEMITDNQGWYFEVNELILLEEEQARRALDEERMRMEEHARQREQMIGGPPRELRLLLLGWKGVGKSSVGNAILGRRFFESGQETDLCLRRQALVSGRRVTIVDTPGWDWFSVRRTPKRIRQESQRGAALLRPGPHTLLLVLPVVSSLTARKRRTLLAHIETLFGDSACLHTMVLFSCGDWLGRTPIEEHILRGGRELQRLLEYCGNYYHVLDSKTPGKDRSVSNLLDRIEEMIRENGDKAFLPVQTEWLSEESSYSSDNTEPEDDCRGCQLQ